Genomic segment of Pseudochaenichthys georgianus unplaced genomic scaffold, fPseGeo1.2 scaffold_749_arrow_ctg1, whole genome shotgun sequence:
agagtaaaaagtacaatatttgcctCCACACCAGTACACACACTTGAACTTgagtacataataataataataataataataataataataataataataataataataataatacattggattttttatagcgctttttctaTTGCTCAAAGACGCTACATGTCCATTACTGTCCACAACTGCTAACATGTATAACAGTGAGGTTGTATATTTACCATGTGAGGGCTGTAGCAGGGCTGTTTGTGCATTTGGGGGGCAGAGGGGGGCTGGCTGGGCAGGGGCGGGGTGGAACTGCAGGGGTTGATGCGTTTCTCTTTCTGCCGGCGGTTGCAGAACCAGACCCGGATCACCTCCTTCTCCATGCTCAGCTGCTCTGAGATCATCAGGACCTCTTCTGAGGTAGGCTTCTGGTTCTGCTTCAACACAGAGGACCAGGAATTCAGAAAGTTATTCAGATAGTTATTCAGACATTAATTCATTAATTAGTCCAATGTTTCACAAATCCTTCTTCCCAGCACAAGTAGTACAAGCTGTAGGTCACATGTGTCAAacccaaggcccgggggccaaatcaggcccttggtggatttgatttcggcccgcaggataatttctaattcctattagatctgacccgccggtatattgcacgcacaccttcactccatcctgagggtctcctccgctcagagcctgaccccaaacattgatgacctttcacccaagatgagattccaagtatctgagctagcatcacagagatagagccataagaaatgaatgcaactgattatttaatgtttaatgttgtttttataggcaatagtttaagctttgttagttccaggttgaatatgtgcaataagttcatttcaatacgttctgcatataaacattgaaccagtccggccctcgactagtacccattttaaatgttggcccactgtgtatttgagtttgacacccctgctgtagatgcATGTAATGGAGTTAATGTACTTTATCGCAAATGTACTCAAATACGATTTAAAAGTATGAAGCAAAAAATATCAGCTTCCAGAAatgttgtttattttaaattaaagtACATGTAACAGAGTagatgtaatgtaatttaaaagCTAAAGAATACCGACATATAGACTTAAATTACTTCCCAGTATTCAGATAATGCTTTAGAAACTAATTTCAGGTTAAAAGCAATCATCTTTAATTGACTTTTTGATATTTAAGTTCGTGATTTTCAAAGGAAATAATGATGATAAATACCGTCATGAATGCGCGCTCCAGGGCCACGCGTACATTCGTCTCGATGCTGGTTCTCTTCTTCCTGCGGCGGCCAGGCATCCCGTCAAAGCCCATCGAGGAAGAGGACAGGGAGCTGGGGCTGGGCATGGTGCAGTCTAAAGACATGGTCTCTGAGGAAGAGGAACCAATCAATAAATCCATCACAAAATGTATACGTTCATTTGCAAATGAGGCCTTTTGTTGTATGAGAAACTACAGATGTAAATAGACAGAGAGTATTAAAGGAAACACTTGAAACAGCAATTTCACATTTTCCTTCCAGCCCAGACACTCAAATCTGAAAAACAAGTTAACAATATATTCTATTTGATtttattgacttgcactattatctgttttattgtttttgcactgttggaggagcctgtgcccTACGAtgttcattgtcataactacactgtagctatgcacacatgacGATAAAAGCCTTGAGCCTTGAATATTGAATCAAACGATGTTTTTTGTCGAAATATAAAGTATTTTCTGACAGCTCACCTGCATCATTGAGCCACTTCTCCAGCAGTGGCTTCAGCTTGCACATGTTCTTAAAGCTCAGGTTGAGGGCTTCGAAGCGGGAGATGGTGGTCTGACTGAAGTCGTTGCCGTACAGCTTCCCCATGGCCATACCCACATCTCcctggaggagggggaggagaagAGGAACAGTCACAATATAATCACATACActgttaaaggtcccctattatactgttttcatcaatatattataggtctgagatgtatacagagcctgtctctgattggctgaaacaccaaacagatcatggcagcattacccataatcccctctgtttcagccatgtttcaaaagtgctgattctttgTCTGtgacttcagatgaaaataaggagcccctccccacgcgatttggttaaaaataacacaatggagctctaggaggagattcaggtgataagggggggggggggttaccttggttgctgattggctaatggttacacaagacaacacatcgttatgacatcataaagtggccaaaatctgatcagctcattttcagacaggtttttatagaaatggatcaaaaagagagaaaatctttgttcctgaaactttcagagtctctttccacagaggggacacatgttgatgtagaagagacatgaagaagaggggacacatgttgatgtagaagagacatgaagaagaggggacacatgttgatatgaagacatgaagaagaggggacacatgttgatgtagaagagacatgaagaagaggggacacatgttgatgtagaagagacatgaagaagaggggacacatgttgatgtagaagagacatgaagaagagggtacacatgttgatgtagaagagacacggagaagaggggacacatgttgatgtagaagagacatgaggaagaggggacacatgttgatgtagaagatacatgaagaagaggggacacatgttgatgtggaagagacatgaagaagaggggacacatgttgatgtagaagagacatgaagaagaggggacacatgttgatgtagaagagacatgaagaagaggggacacatgttgatgtagaagagacatgaagaagaggggacacatgttgatatgaagacatgaagaagagtggacacatgttgatgtagaagagacatgaagaagaggggacacatgttgatgtagaagagacatgaagaagaggggacacatgttgatgtagaagagacatgaagaagaggggacacatgttgatgtagaagagacatgaagaagaggggacacatgttgatgtagaagagacatgaagaagaggggacacatgttgatgtagaagagacatgaagaagaggggacacgtgttgatgtagaggagacatgaagaagaggggggacatgttgatgtagaagagacatgaagaagaggggacacatgttgatgtagaagagacatgaagaagaggggacacatgttgatgtagaagagacatgaagaagaggggacacatgttgatatgaagacatgaagaagaggggacacatgttgatgtagaagagacatgaagaagaggggacacatgttgatgtagaagagacatgaagaagaggggacacatgttgatgtagaagagacatgaagaagagggtacacatgttgatgtagaagagacacggagaagaggggacacatgttgatgtagaagagacatgaggaagaggggacacatgttgatgtagaagatacatgaagaagaggggacacatgttgatgtggaagagacatgaagaagaggggacacatgttgatgtagaagagacatgaagaagaggggacacatgttgatgtagaagagacatgaagaagaggggacacatgttgatgtagaagagacatgaagaagaggggacacatgttgatatgaagacatgaagaagagtggacacatgttgatgtagaagagacatgaagaagaggggacacatgttgatgtagaagagacatgaagaagaggggacacatgttgatgtagaagagacatgaagaagaggggacacatgttgatgtagaagagacatgaagaagagg
This window contains:
- the LOC117444208 gene encoding POU domain, class 2, transcription factor 2-like isoform X3, translated to MGLQAQRDKSMEVSGVTAAPSVTTPHPEEPSDLEELEVFARTFKQRRIKLGFTQGDVGMAMGKLYGNDFSQTTISRFEALNLSFKNMCKLKPLLEKWLNDAETMSLDCTMPSPSSLSSSSMGFDGMPGRRRKKRTSIETNVRVALERAFMTQNQKPTSEEVLMISEQLSMEKEVIRVWFCNRRQKEKRINPCSSTPPLPSQPPSAPQMHKQPCYSPHMMSSQLSQAVTNLSTTVTTMSPGCPLTSSLTSSHPSLSSTHPSLSSAPSPVTPPPRSTVSPAIPIPSHSTLNLNTGLWRMGKKNGDVSNYITDFAANLS